A region from the Corylus avellana chromosome ca7, CavTom2PMs-1.0 genome encodes:
- the LOC132187293 gene encoding CRS2-associated factor 1, mitochondrial, whose translation MSLTRLSRQKPPQFSLRLTLLTRLLSSSSSSTTSSSFSKLHQNYSFKPPPSLSPTPQNPNPKPKKKEKAQYRPPSSLDRTGQKTIRSQLPFDFQYSYTESSPTVRPIGLREPKYSPFGPGRLDREWTGVCAPAVDPKARSVEGAEDPKLEEKGRMMREKVQGHPLSEAERKILVDKCLRHKTKRQINLGRDGLTHNMLNDIHNHWKHAEAVRIKCLGVPTVDMKNVCTQLEDKTFGKIIHRHGGLLVFYRGRNYHPKKRPVIPLMLWRPHEPVYPRLIKTTIDGLSIVETKEMRKRGLAVPALTKLAKNGYYGSLVPMVRDAFLCCELVRIDCQGLERSDYKKIGCKLRDLVPCILVTFEKMQIVVWRGKDYKPVEDGYFLPDRESFDDPDGNLLCNAEGHDSLDGSNSQQGFYSGDDD comes from the exons ATGTCCCTTACCCGCCTCTCCCGCCAAAAACCACCCCAATTCTCACTCCGGCTCACGCTCCTCACGCGCCTCCTctcctcttcctcatcctccaccacctcctcctccttttCAAAACTGCACCAGAACTACTCCTTCAAACCCCCACCTTCCCTCTCCCCAACCCCCCAAAACCCCAACCCTAAGCCcaagaaaaaggagaaagcCCAGTACCGTCCACCTTCGTCGCTCGATCGGACCGGCCAAAAGACGATACGCTCCCAGTTGCCATTCGATTTCCAGTACAGTTACACGGAGAGCAGCCCGACGGTGAGGCCCATTGGGCTCCGAGAGCCCAAGTACTCGCCTTTCGGACCAGGCCGCCTCGACCGCGAATGGACTGGGGTGTGCGCCCCGGCCGTGGACCCCAAGGCGAGGTCCGTGGAGGGAGCGGAGGACCCGAAGCTGGAGGAGAAGGGGAGGATGATGAGGGAGAAAGTTCAGGGGCACCCGCTCTCTGAGGCCGAGAGGAAGATTCTGGTGGACAAGTGTCTGAGGCACAAAACCAAGAGGCAAATCAATCTGG GGAGAGATGGTTTAACCCACAACATGCTGAATGATATCCATAATCACTGGAAGCATGCCGAAGCTGTGAGGATAAAATGTTTAGGTGTTCCCACTGTGGACATGAAAAATGTGTGCACTCAGCTTGAG GATAAAACATTTGGAAAGATCATCCACAGACATGGTGGTCTACTTGTATTTTATAGAGGCAGGAACTATCATCCCAAGAAAAGGCCTGTGATTCCATTAATGCTGTGGAGACCCCACGAGCCTGTATATCCCAGACTAATCAAGACTACGATTGATGGGTTGAGCATTGTGGAAACAAAGGAAATGAGAAAGAGAGGACTAGCTGTTCCCGCTTTAACAAAACTCG CCAAGAATGGGTATTATGGTAGTCTGGTACCCATGGTCAGAGATGCTTTCCTCTGTTGTGAGCTGGTTCGGATAGACTGCCAAGGTCTTGAGAGGAGTGATTACAAGAAAATAGGCTGCAAACTCAGG GACCTGGTGCCTTGCATCCTGGTGACATTTGAGAAGATGCAGATTGTGGTTTGGAGGGGGAAGGACTACAAGCCTGTAGAAGATGGATACTTTCTTCCAGATCGTGAATCATTTGATGATCCAGATGGTAATTTGCTTTGTAATGCTGAGGGACATGACAGCTTGGATGGCTCCAACAGCCAACAGGGCTTCTACTCTGGGGATGATGACTAG
- the LOC132186360 gene encoding lysophospholipid acyltransferase LPEAT2 yields MADRDLSSPLLSSQPSDSSHLILTVQDSDSCNQCSNNNNNRNHQNGRSSHDNSINPFEFLGSKGLDVPGPATVDPFRNGSPRIDGLYEWVKILVCLPIAVARLVLFGVCLVVGFLATKVALQGWKDRQSPMPRWRSRIMWVTRICARLILFSFGYHWIRRKGKPAPRETAPIVVSNHVSYVEPIFYFYELFPTIVAADSHDSIPFVGTIIRAMQVIYVNRFSPSSRKNAVNEIKRKASSGRFPRLLLFPEGTTTNGGVLISFQLGAFIPGYPIQPVIVRYPYVHFDQSWGNISLGKLMFRMFTQFHNFMEVEYLPVVSPLNNQKESAVHLAQRTSHAIATELNVIQTSHSYGDLMLVMKASQSRQEKPSSYMVEMARVESLFHISSLEAVDFLDKFLSMDPDPSGRVKFYDFLRVLRLKACSLSEEVSYPNNLFSSL; encoded by the exons ATGGCGGACCGTGATCTCTCCTCACCTCTTCTCTCTTCCCAGCCCTCCGATTCCTCCCACCTAATCCTCACCGTTCAAGACTCTGACTCTTGCAATCAATgtagcaacaacaacaacaatcgTAATCATCAAAACGGTCGAAGTTCTCACGACAACAGCATAAACCCATTTGAGTTTCTCGGGTCTAAGGGGCTGGACGTGCCCGGACCGGCCACGGTGGACCCATTCCGCAACGGGTCTCCGAGGATCGACGGGTTGTACGAGTGGGTGAAGATATTGGTTTGCTTGCCAATTGCAGTGGCGAGGCTCGTGCTCTTCGGGGTGTGCTTAGTGGTGGGGTTTCTGGCGACGAAGGTGGCTCTACAGGGCTGGAAGGACAGGCAGAGCCCCATGCCCAGGTGGAGGTCCAGGATCATGTGGGTAACCAGGATTTGCGCCAGGCTTATTCTCTTCTCTTTTGG CTATCATTGGATAAGACGGAAAGGAAAACCTGCTCCGAGGGAGACTGCTCCAATAGTTGTATCTAATCATGTGTCATACGTCGAACCCATCTTCTATTTCTATGAGTTGTTCCCCACCATCGTCGCAGCTGACTCCCATGATTCCATACCTTTTGTTGGAACTATTATCAGAGCGATGCAG GTGATATATGTTAATAGGTTCTCACCGTCATCAAGGAAGAATGCTGTCAATGAGATAAAG AGAAAGGCTTCTTCGGGTAGATTTCCTCGATTACTATTATTTCCTGAGGGAACCACAACTAATGGAGGGGTCCTTATTTCATTCCAACTTGGCGCATTCATCCCTGGCTACCCAATCCAACCTGTAATTGTCCGGTATCCTTACGTACACTTTGACCAATCATG GGGGAATATCTCTTTGGGAAAGCTCATGTTTAGAATGTTCACACAGTTTCACAATTTTATGGAG GTAGAATACCTTCCTGTTGTTTCACCACTCAATAATCAAAAAGAAAGTGCTGTCCATTTGGCTCAGAGG ACAAGCCATGCTATTGCAACTGAGCTTAATGTTATACAAACCTCTCATTCCTATGGGGACTTGATGCTTGTTATGAAAGCATCACAATCAAGACAG GAGAAGCCCTCGAGTTACATGGTTGAAATGGCTAGGGTGGAATCA TTATTCCATATAAGCAGCTTGGAAGCTGTGGACTTCCTGGATAAATTTCTGTCAATGGACCCAGACCCAAG